The Deltaproteobacteria bacterium genome segment CGCCAGGAGATAGCGCACCCGGTCATTGGCAATAGCGCGGGATAAAGCTCTGATCTGATGCGGCAACGGGATAACGGAGGACTCGATGGGCGCCAGCAGGACGTCCTGGGTCAGCGCATCGGATACTCGCGCGGCCGCCGTTACATAGACGATGCTGTCGGCGGTGCAGATGCCAGCTTCTTTCAGAGATTTGAGCCTTGAAGCGGGTAGGCGTACTACTGTATCCTGGCTGGGCAGCCAGACCCGGCAGATCGTCTCCCCCCATAAGTTCTGGGCTTCAATAACTTGGCACACCTGCCCATGGTCAGTGCTAAAATGCCAGTTTGTATTACTTATATGATCAGAAGGTGATTCCTTCATTATAGTAGGCTTCGTCTTTCAAGGATTGCCTTGGCTTCATGTTATTTCTGTTTATGATTTCA includes the following:
- a CDS encoding helicase; translation: MKESPSDHISNTNWHFSTDHGQVCQVIEAQNLWGETICRVWLPSQDTVVRLPASRLKSLKEAGICTADSIVYVTAAARVSDALTQDVLLAPIESSVIPLPHQIRALSRAIANDRVRYLLA